Proteins encoded by one window of Amaranthus tricolor cultivar Red isolate AtriRed21 chromosome 4, ASM2621246v1, whole genome shotgun sequence:
- the LOC130809644 gene encoding cullin-1-like isoform X1 yields MNDIKLEDRWPIVVCGVEKVLRLIENHPDETSFDGPMHIELYSTIYNFVRINPLHYPKQIYEHYKQALVDYVNMTVLPALNELHDEYLLMVLVHRWSNYKVLMRWLTRSFTCIERIQIYRRSMSLPSFQDAGLFVFFDLVYNQIYVRAKDAVLALINVERLGGQIDRTLLKNVIGIFVEIGMGYMYEYENHFETYFLDDTTTYYSREASRWILQNSCPEYMLKSEECLKKEKNRVSDYLHVSSEEKLLKRVQNELLLAYENQLLEKENSGFRVLLKDDKVEDLSRMFKLYSKVPKGLEPIGTLFKQYICDEGIALIQQAEDAAICKSENSTADCSHEQVLVRKVILLHDRFMAFVIDCFASHAIFLKSLKEAFDVFLNKTVAGCSTAELLASYCDIIIKKGGSEKLSDEAIEESLEKVVMLLAYVMDKDMFVEFYRKKLSCRLLFDKNGNDEHDKRFLAKLKQHYGAHFTSKMEGMVADLMRKSVIQIHFEEHLQHNPNAQPGLDLTVTVLTTGYWPSYKTSDFNLPTEMLRCVESFEKFYKIIKENRILSWIHSFGSCHLTATFGQKTMDLVLGTYQAAALLLFNTADCLSYSEIATLLNLPDEFLVRVLQSLSCAKYKILIKKPYSKTVSQTDSFLFNSKFTDRMRRIKIPLPPMDEAKKIVEDMDKDRRFAIDAIIVRIMKSRKVLGYQQLVAECVEQQARSFKPDFKQIKKRLEDLITRDYIERDTDDPQLFRYVA; encoded by the exons ATGAATGATATTAAGTTGGAGGATAGGTGGCCTATTGTGGTTTGCGGAGTTGAGAAAGTGTTGAGACTTATTGAAAACCACCCCGATGAAACTTCTTTTGATGGTCCTATGCACATAGAGCTTTACTC AACTATATACAACTTCGTCCGTATAAATCCACTTCATTATCCTAAGCAAATTTATGAGCATTACAAGCAGGCACTTGTGGATTATGTTAATATGACG GTTTTACCAGCTTTGAATGAATTACATGATGAATATTTGCTGATGGTACTAGTGCATAGATGGTCGAATTATAAAGTACTGATGAGGTGGCTAACTCGTTCCTTCACATGCATTGAGCGCATCCAAATTTATAGAAGGTCAATGTCACTTCCTTCGTTTCAAGATGCTGGACTGTTTGTATTTTTTGACCTG GTTTACAATCAAATATATGTCAGAGCAAAGGATGCTGTTTTAGCTCTG atAAATGTAGAAAGGTTGGGTGGCCAGATTGACCGAACATTACTGAAAAATGTAATTGGGATATTTGTCGAAATTGGAATGggatatatgtatgaatatgAAAATCATTTTGAGACATATTTTCTGGACGATACTACTACTTACTATTCGCGGGAGGCCTCAAGGTGGATTTTACAGAATTCATGTCCAGAATACATGTTGAAG TCTGAGGAATgtttgaaaaaagaaaagaataggGTGTCTGATTATTTGCATGTTAGCAGTGAAGAGAAGCTTCTGAAG AGAGTGCAAAATGAGTTGTTGTTGGCATATGAAAACCAATTGCTTGAGAAAGAAAATTCTGGATTTCGTGTACTACTTAAAGACGACAAG GTGGAGGATTTATCCAGGATGTTCAAGCTATATAGTAAAGTTCCCAAGGGTTTGGAGCCCATTGGAACCCTTTTTAAGCAA TATATCTGCGATGAAGGAATTGCTTTGATCCAGCAAGCCGAAGATGCTGCAATCTGCAAG TCTGAAAATTCTACTGCTGATTGTTCACACGAGCAG GTCCTTGTGAGGAAAGTAATACTGCTACATGATAGGTTTATGGCTTTTGTGATTGATTGCTTTGCCAGCCATGCTATCTTTCTCAAG AGTCTCAAGGAAGCTTTTGACGTCTTTTTAAACAAGACTGTTGCTGGTTGTTCTACTGCAGAACTTCTGGCATCTTATTGCgatattattatcaaaaaagGTGGTAGTGAAAAGCTAAGTGatgaagctattgaggagtcTCTTGAGAAG GTGGTAATGCTTCTTGCTTATGTGATGGATAAAGATATGTTTGTAGAATTTTACAG AAAGAAGCTCTCTTGTCGTCTACTCTTTGACAAGAATGGCAATGATGAACATGATAAACGTTTTTTGGCAAAGTTAAAGCAGCACTATGGTGCACATTTTACATCAAAGATGGAAGGAATG GTAGCTGATTTGATGAGGAAGAGTGTGATTCAGATTCATTTTGAAGAACATCTTCAACATAATCCAAATGCACAACCTGGTCTTGATCTTACTGTGACAGTTCTCACAACCGGATATTGGCCAAGCTACAAAACCTCTGATTTTAACCTTCCTACTGAGATG TTAAGGTGTGTGGAAAGTTTTGAGAAgttctataaaataataaaagagaacaGGATTCTCTCTTGGATTCACTCATTCGGAAGCTGCCACCTCACCGCTACATTTGGTCAGAAAACAATGGATTTAGTTCTTGGAACCTATCAG GCTGCTGCTCTGCTCCTATTCAACACAGCAGATTGCTTGAGTTATTCAGAAATTGCTACTCTACTAAATTTACCTGATGAATTCTTGGTTAGAGTACTTCAATCATTGTCTTGTGCAAAGTACAAGATTCTTATCAAAAAACCGTACTCAAAGACAGTATCTCAGACTGATAGTTTCTTGTTCAATTCGAAGTTCACCGACCGAATGAGGAGGATAAAG ATTCCTCTTCCCCCAATGGATGAGGCGAAAAAGATTGTCGAAGATATGGACAAAGATCGGCGATTCGCCATTGATGCCATTATTGTGCGCATAATGAAAAGTAGGAAGGTGTTAGGGTATCAGCAATTAGTCGCCGAGTGTGTTGAGCAGCAAGCTCGCAGTTTCAAG CCTGATTTCAAGCAAATTAAGAAGAGGCTAGAGGATTTGATTACAAGAGATTACATTGAAAGGGACACGGATGATCCTCAGTTGTTCCGGTACGTCGCCTGA
- the LOC130809644 gene encoding cullin-1-like isoform X2, whose translation MRWLTRSFTCIERIQIYRRSMSLPSFQDAGLFVFFDLVYNQIYVRAKDAVLALINVERLGGQIDRTLLKNVIGIFVEIGMGYMYEYENHFETYFLDDTTTYYSREASRWILQNSCPEYMLKSEECLKKEKNRVSDYLHVSSEEKLLKRVQNELLLAYENQLLEKENSGFRVLLKDDKVEDLSRMFKLYSKVPKGLEPIGTLFKQYICDEGIALIQQAEDAAICKSENSTADCSHEQVLVRKVILLHDRFMAFVIDCFASHAIFLKSLKEAFDVFLNKTVAGCSTAELLASYCDIIIKKGGSEKLSDEAIEESLEKVVMLLAYVMDKDMFVEFYRKKLSCRLLFDKNGNDEHDKRFLAKLKQHYGAHFTSKMEGMVADLMRKSVIQIHFEEHLQHNPNAQPGLDLTVTVLTTGYWPSYKTSDFNLPTEMLRCVESFEKFYKIIKENRILSWIHSFGSCHLTATFGQKTMDLVLGTYQAAALLLFNTADCLSYSEIATLLNLPDEFLVRVLQSLSCAKYKILIKKPYSKTVSQTDSFLFNSKFTDRMRRIKIPLPPMDEAKKIVEDMDKDRRFAIDAIIVRIMKSRKVLGYQQLVAECVEQQARSFKPDFKQIKKRLEDLITRDYIERDTDDPQLFRYVA comes from the exons ATGAGGTGGCTAACTCGTTCCTTCACATGCATTGAGCGCATCCAAATTTATAGAAGGTCAATGTCACTTCCTTCGTTTCAAGATGCTGGACTGTTTGTATTTTTTGACCTG GTTTACAATCAAATATATGTCAGAGCAAAGGATGCTGTTTTAGCTCTG atAAATGTAGAAAGGTTGGGTGGCCAGATTGACCGAACATTACTGAAAAATGTAATTGGGATATTTGTCGAAATTGGAATGggatatatgtatgaatatgAAAATCATTTTGAGACATATTTTCTGGACGATACTACTACTTACTATTCGCGGGAGGCCTCAAGGTGGATTTTACAGAATTCATGTCCAGAATACATGTTGAAG TCTGAGGAATgtttgaaaaaagaaaagaataggGTGTCTGATTATTTGCATGTTAGCAGTGAAGAGAAGCTTCTGAAG AGAGTGCAAAATGAGTTGTTGTTGGCATATGAAAACCAATTGCTTGAGAAAGAAAATTCTGGATTTCGTGTACTACTTAAAGACGACAAG GTGGAGGATTTATCCAGGATGTTCAAGCTATATAGTAAAGTTCCCAAGGGTTTGGAGCCCATTGGAACCCTTTTTAAGCAA TATATCTGCGATGAAGGAATTGCTTTGATCCAGCAAGCCGAAGATGCTGCAATCTGCAAG TCTGAAAATTCTACTGCTGATTGTTCACACGAGCAG GTCCTTGTGAGGAAAGTAATACTGCTACATGATAGGTTTATGGCTTTTGTGATTGATTGCTTTGCCAGCCATGCTATCTTTCTCAAG AGTCTCAAGGAAGCTTTTGACGTCTTTTTAAACAAGACTGTTGCTGGTTGTTCTACTGCAGAACTTCTGGCATCTTATTGCgatattattatcaaaaaagGTGGTAGTGAAAAGCTAAGTGatgaagctattgaggagtcTCTTGAGAAG GTGGTAATGCTTCTTGCTTATGTGATGGATAAAGATATGTTTGTAGAATTTTACAG AAAGAAGCTCTCTTGTCGTCTACTCTTTGACAAGAATGGCAATGATGAACATGATAAACGTTTTTTGGCAAAGTTAAAGCAGCACTATGGTGCACATTTTACATCAAAGATGGAAGGAATG GTAGCTGATTTGATGAGGAAGAGTGTGATTCAGATTCATTTTGAAGAACATCTTCAACATAATCCAAATGCACAACCTGGTCTTGATCTTACTGTGACAGTTCTCACAACCGGATATTGGCCAAGCTACAAAACCTCTGATTTTAACCTTCCTACTGAGATG TTAAGGTGTGTGGAAAGTTTTGAGAAgttctataaaataataaaagagaacaGGATTCTCTCTTGGATTCACTCATTCGGAAGCTGCCACCTCACCGCTACATTTGGTCAGAAAACAATGGATTTAGTTCTTGGAACCTATCAG GCTGCTGCTCTGCTCCTATTCAACACAGCAGATTGCTTGAGTTATTCAGAAATTGCTACTCTACTAAATTTACCTGATGAATTCTTGGTTAGAGTACTTCAATCATTGTCTTGTGCAAAGTACAAGATTCTTATCAAAAAACCGTACTCAAAGACAGTATCTCAGACTGATAGTTTCTTGTTCAATTCGAAGTTCACCGACCGAATGAGGAGGATAAAG ATTCCTCTTCCCCCAATGGATGAGGCGAAAAAGATTGTCGAAGATATGGACAAAGATCGGCGATTCGCCATTGATGCCATTATTGTGCGCATAATGAAAAGTAGGAAGGTGTTAGGGTATCAGCAATTAGTCGCCGAGTGTGTTGAGCAGCAAGCTCGCAGTTTCAAG CCTGATTTCAAGCAAATTAAGAAGAGGCTAGAGGATTTGATTACAAGAGATTACATTGAAAGGGACACGGATGATCCTCAGTTGTTCCGGTACGTCGCCTGA
- the LOC130809646 gene encoding myb-related protein 330-like isoform X1, with amino-acid sequence MGRAPCCSKVGLHRGPWTAREDDLLIKYIDVHGEGQWRSMPKKAGLLRCGKSCRLRWMNYLRPDIKRGNITPDEDDLIIRLHALLGNRWSIIAGRLPGRTDNEIKNYWNTHLSKRLLSQGTDPNTHKKLSESELKNLAKSYNKRCTKSSPCTKRRKLDEQGTHFNKDDGGQVGEKTKIHSPKPIRVRPVCSLTRHNSNKSLESNNNLSNNTSISSSSQSQTRTETQTQTLIQTHMLNMPWVPSYSTSMENDVFDDYHHSMMMTIGSSSSCGDSKVNVDFMQHHNEEVAAPDHSTTNQQFEKLYEEYLQLIKADHENHYHDDNDNDDGDGDGDGVGEAQLDSFAESFFI; translated from the exons atggGAAGAGCTCCTTGTTGTTCTAAAGTTGGCTTGCATAGAGGTCCATGGACTGCTAGGGAAGATGATTTGCTAATCAAATACATTGACGTTCATGGTGAAGGCCAATGGAGATCTATGCCTAAAAAGGCTG GACTTCTAAGGTGTGGAAAGAGTTGTAGATTGAGATGGATGAACTACTTAAGGCCAGATATCAAGAGAGGAAATATTACTCCGGATGAAGACGACCTAATTATTAGGTTACACGCCTTATTAGGCAATAGATGGTCTATAATTGCTGGAAGATTGCCCGGTAGAACTGATAAtgaaatcaaaaattattgGAATACCCATTTAAGTAAAAGACTTCTTAGCCAAGGAACCGACCCGAATACCCATAAGAAACTATCCGAATCCGAGTTGAAAAACCTAGCCAAGAGTTACAACAAAAGATGCACTAAGAGTTCTCCATGTACTAAAAGAAGAAAACTTGATGAACAAGGTACCCATTTTAACAAAGATGATGGTGGGCAAGTAGGGGAAAAAACCAAGATCCATTCACCCAAACCCATTAGGGTTAGACCCGTTTGTTCATTGACAAgacataatagtaataaaagcTTAGAAAGTAACAATAATTTGAGTAATAATACAAGTATATCATCTTCAAGTCAATCCCAAACCCGAACCGAAACCCAGACCCAAACCCTAATCCAAACGCATATGTTAAACATGCCTTGGGTACCATCATATAGTACAAGCATGGAGAATGATGTGTTTGATGATTATCATCATAGTATGATGATGACaattggatcatcatcatcatgtggtGATAGTAAAGTCAACGTTGACTTTATGCAACATCATAATGAAGAAGTGGCTGCACCAGATCATAGTACTACTAATCAGCAATTTGAGAAGCTTTATGAGGAATATCTACAATTAATCAAGGCAGATcatgaaaatcattatcatgatgataatgataatgatgatggtgatggtgatggtgatggtgtaGGTGAAGCTCAACTAGATTCATTTGCTGAatcttttttcatttga
- the LOC130809646 gene encoding myb-related protein 330-like isoform X2, giving the protein MFKVSQTRSFHPLILVFNSCAFIKGLLRCGKSCRLRWMNYLRPDIKRGNITPDEDDLIIRLHALLGNRWSIIAGRLPGRTDNEIKNYWNTHLSKRLLSQGTDPNTHKKLSESELKNLAKSYNKRCTKSSPCTKRRKLDEQGTHFNKDDGGQVGEKTKIHSPKPIRVRPVCSLTRHNSNKSLESNNNLSNNTSISSSSQSQTRTETQTQTLIQTHMLNMPWVPSYSTSMENDVFDDYHHSMMMTIGSSSSCGDSKVNVDFMQHHNEEVAAPDHSTTNQQFEKLYEEYLQLIKADHENHYHDDNDNDDGDGDGDGVGEAQLDSFAESFFI; this is encoded by the exons ATGTTCAAGGTTTCTCAAACTCGTTCCTTTCATCCTCTGATTTTAGTCTTCAACAGTTGCGCTTTCATCAAAG GACTTCTAAGGTGTGGAAAGAGTTGTAGATTGAGATGGATGAACTACTTAAGGCCAGATATCAAGAGAGGAAATATTACTCCGGATGAAGACGACCTAATTATTAGGTTACACGCCTTATTAGGCAATAGATGGTCTATAATTGCTGGAAGATTGCCCGGTAGAACTGATAAtgaaatcaaaaattattgGAATACCCATTTAAGTAAAAGACTTCTTAGCCAAGGAACCGACCCGAATACCCATAAGAAACTATCCGAATCCGAGTTGAAAAACCTAGCCAAGAGTTACAACAAAAGATGCACTAAGAGTTCTCCATGTACTAAAAGAAGAAAACTTGATGAACAAGGTACCCATTTTAACAAAGATGATGGTGGGCAAGTAGGGGAAAAAACCAAGATCCATTCACCCAAACCCATTAGGGTTAGACCCGTTTGTTCATTGACAAgacataatagtaataaaagcTTAGAAAGTAACAATAATTTGAGTAATAATACAAGTATATCATCTTCAAGTCAATCCCAAACCCGAACCGAAACCCAGACCCAAACCCTAATCCAAACGCATATGTTAAACATGCCTTGGGTACCATCATATAGTACAAGCATGGAGAATGATGTGTTTGATGATTATCATCATAGTATGATGATGACaattggatcatcatcatcatgtggtGATAGTAAAGTCAACGTTGACTTTATGCAACATCATAATGAAGAAGTGGCTGCACCAGATCATAGTACTACTAATCAGCAATTTGAGAAGCTTTATGAGGAATATCTACAATTAATCAAGGCAGATcatgaaaatcattatcatgatgataatgataatgatgatggtgatggtgatggtgatggtgtaGGTGAAGCTCAACTAGATTCATTTGCTGAatcttttttcatttga
- the LOC130809647 gene encoding 2-deoxy-glucose resistant protein 2-like, translated as MNYNLEMGSISEEEEQFFDSKEYITPVSDSGSDYVENSDSESKIGEDMGRNFGYEIWIRSPGTIGERRQKLFKLMGLAPTLGNEEEGEDSESSKRFEEEVFDSARIMDTSGTVLRSSFRGLHSSSQSSVSCCSNDTQDYLDLALDENLIRRIKNLDDGSEFIVDELGQDGLFSRLREVGSNRSLSGEEFERLLGVSQLVQRAMRRDVGLAPSSSVEGKRKSKRGWLRRLGVVACVAGEQSGINRVESGLGFSPCLRRKAHSVRVRTYRKRSKEFSALYMGQDIVGHEGAILTMKFSPDGQLLASAGEDGIVRVWQVVESEKSEIVHMHDVDASHVYFTTNQLGELVPLSVDKEKKGRLKSLRKSSESACVIFPQKVFQLDEKPIHEFHGHRDEVLDLSWSINKFLLSSSVDKTVRLWRVGSQECLKVFSHSDFVTCIQFNPVDENYFVSGSVDGKVRVWSVSSCGVVDWTDLKEIVTAICYQPNGKGAIVGSISGDCYFFDISDNRLKMTNQLSLHGKKKAPSKRITGFQFSPGDSTKLMVTTADSQVRIVKGVDVICKYKGLRNAGSQISASFTSDGTHIVSASEDSFVYIWDCTNSDRAVSSHFRSKRSCERFFSNNACVAVPWQGTTSATILPSLSKSSANHSGIMVRYTAESGLEHQPSNDSSHLRTSLFSAETISLGLSDPFSRGVATWPEENLTSSNSLIVSSTTCKSDYKFLKITCQNMAGSPNSWGLVIVTAGWDGRIRVFQNHGLPVRL; from the exons ATGAATTACAATTTGGAAATGGGTAGTAtaagtgaagaagaagaacaatttTTTGATTCAAAGGAATATATTACCCCTGTATCTGATTCAGGATCAGATTATGTGGAGAATTCTGATTCAGAATCAAAGATTGGTGAGGATATGGGTAGAAATTTTGGGTATGAAATTTGGATCCGAAGTCCTGGAACAATTGGGGAACGCCGCCAAAAGCTATTTAAATTGATGGGTTTAGCTCCAACATTAGGGAATGAGGAAGAAGGGGAGGATAGTGAAAGTTCTAAAAGGTTTGAGGAAGAGGTGTTTGATAGTGCTAGGATTATGGATACTAGTGGGACCGTTCTGAGGTCGAGTTTTAGGGGTTTGCATTCGTCGAGTCAGTCTTCGGTGTCGTGTTGCTCAAATGATACCCAAGATTACTTGGATTTGGCATTGGATGAGAATTTGATCCGGAGGATCAAGAATTTGGATGATGGATCGGAGTTCATTGTGGATGAACTTGGGCAAGATGGGTTGTTTAGTAGACTTAGAGAAGTTGGCTCTAATCGGTCGCTTAGTGGGGAGGAATTCGAGAGGCTTTTAGGGGTGTCACAATTGGTTCAGAGAGCGATGAGACGAGATGTTGGATTGGCACCGAGTAGTAGTGTAGAAGGGAAAAGGAAATCGAAAAGAGGATGGTTGAGGAGATTAGGCGTAGTGGCGTGTGTTGCCGGTGAGCAATCGGGGATAAATCGGGTAGAAAGTGGCCTTGGTTTTTCGCCATGTTTAAGACGTAAAGCTCACAGTGTTAGGGTTCGGACTTATAGGAAGCGATCCAAGGAATTTTCGGCTCTTTATATGGGGCAAGATATTGTTGGACATGAGGGTGCTATCCTTACGATGAAGTTTAGTCCCGATGGACAACTTTTGGCAAGTGCCGGTGAAGATGGCATTGTCCGTGTATGGCAAGTGGTCGAGTCTGAAAAGTCGGAAATAGTTCATATGCACGACGTTGATGCTTCACATGTATATTTTACGACTAATCAACTCGGAGAGTTGGTGCCGCTCAGTGTAGacaaagagaaaaagggaagatTGAAGAGCTTGAGGAAATCATCGGAATCTGCTTGTGTCATTTTCCCACAAAAAGTTTTTCAACTAGACGAGAAGCCGATTCATGAATTCCATGGTCATCGCGATGAAGTGTTGGATCTTTCGTGGTCAATTAACAAG TTTCTTCTATCATCCTCTGTTGACAAAACTGTTAGATTATGGAGAGTGGGATCTCAGGAATGCTTGAAAGTCTTTTCACACAGCGATTTTG TTACATGCATTCAATTTAATCCGGTCGATGAAAATTACTTCGTTAGTGGCTCCGTTGATGGTAAAGTTCGTGTTTGGAGCGTATCATCGTGTGGAGTTGTCGATTGGACCGACCTAAAAGAAATTGTTACGGCTATTTGTTATCAGCCTAATGGAAAG GGTGCAATTGTTGGCTCTATATCCGGTGATTGTTACTTTTTTGATATATCCG ATAATCGGCTGAAAATGACAAATCAACTCTCGTTACATGGTAAGAAGAAGGCGCCCTCAAAACGAATAACCGGATTTCAG TTTTCCCCCGGTGATTCAACCAAGCTCATGGTAACTACGGCTGATTCCCAAGTCCGAATTGTTAAAGGAGTTGATgtaatatgtaaatataaag GTCTCCGAAACGCAGGAAGTCAGATATCTGCGTCATTTACATCCGATGGAACTCACATTGTCTCGGCAAGTGAGGACTCGTTTGTTTATATATGGGACTGTACTAACTCAGACCGAGCCGTTTCCTCCCACTTCCGAAGTAAACGCTCATGTGAGAGGTTTTTCTCGAACAACGCTTGTGTTGCTGTTCCATGGCAAGGAACAACGAGCGCAACCATTTTACCTTCTCTCTCGAAATCATCAGCAAATCATTCGGGAATAATGGTTAGATATACAGCCGAGAGCGGACTTGAACACCAACCGTCCAACGATAGTTCACACCTCCGGACATCATTATTCTCGGCTGAGACGATTTCTTTGGGATTATCAGACCCGTTCTCTAGAGGGGTTGCAACATGGCCCGAGGAGAACCTAACGAGCTCAAATTCTTTGATTGTTTCGTCAACAACATGCAAATCAGACTACAAGTTTTTGAAAATAACGTGCCAGAATATGGCGGGTTCTCCTAACTCGTGGGGTTTAGTCATTGTAACCGCTGGTTGGGACGGTCGAATCAGGGTATTCCAAAACCATGGTTTACCGGTTCGCTTGTAA